In the genome of Nymphaea colorata isolate Beijing-Zhang1983 chromosome 9, ASM883128v2, whole genome shotgun sequence, one region contains:
- the LOC116261072 gene encoding uncharacterized protein LOC116261072 yields the protein MRKSLLLLVSLVILLSLSGFQADAALSTRRLFTPLLAFLKWVRKSSPKVPQNDGNVVQFEHGYLVETIVEGNKIGISPHSIRLAPDGELFAVDSENSNIMRITPPLSQYSRARLVAGSFQGYSGHVDGKPSDARFNHPKGLAVDSRGNVYVADTANMAIRRIGESGVTTIAGGRSNVAGYADGPSEDAKFSNDFDLVYDGSSCSLIVVDRGNAALRQILLHDDECSDQHISVVSSDILMIVGAILVGYVTCLFQDGFVPTQLFKMKPKTASWGTVKREKPVHQNSKDETKEWWPVVTRISNKFKSILVTLGQIFFYPVPWLKPSMLEKEDGKDHLVMPEDETVLKNVQKQWHSWTAPDTQQVNPATNDFAQQKPSKTKPSGLKDQSTSAKLRSFKRQEIPDFYGATETSQHMLHASKSMKEKSRHRHHDKTREVVFGALGNTSKPMEIKSVDYGDPKFDHYNIRRKFGNDEDHFQF from the exons ATGAGGAAGTCTCTGCTTCTCTTGGTCTCCCTAGTAATActtctctcgctctctggtTTTCAAGCCGATGCTGCTCTCTCAACAA GGAGACTTTTCACGCCTTTGTTGGCTTTCTTGAAGTGGGTAAGGAAGAGCTCTCCAAAGGTTCCTCAAAATG ATGGAAACGTTGTTCAGTTTGAACATGGGTATTTGGTTGAGACCATAGTGGAAGGGAATAAGATTGGGATCTCGCCGCATTCGATTCGGCTGGCTCCAGACGGCGAACTCTTCGCTGTCGATTCCGAAAACAGTAACATTATGCGCATAACACCGCCATTGTCACAAT ATAGCAGAGCTAGATTAGTGGCGGGATCATTCCAGGGGTATTCAGGACATGTTGATGGAAAACCAAGTGATGCTCGTTTTAATCATCCGAAGGGACTTGCTGTTGATAGTAGAGGAAATGTTTACGTTGCCGATACAGCAAATATGGCCATCAGGAGGATAGGTGAATCAG gtgttacaaccaTAGCTGGTGGCAGATCCAACGTGGCAGGTTATGCAGATGGCCCAAGTGAAGATGCAAAATTCTCAAATGACTTTGATTTAGTTTATGATGGCAGCAGTTGTTCTTTGATAGTTGTTGACAGAGGAAATGCTGCCCTTAGACAAATTTTGCTTCATGATGACGAATGTTCTGACCAACATATTTCAGTTGTCTCTTCAG ATATTCTTATGATTGTTGGTGCAATACTGGTGGGCTATGTCACATGCTTATTCCAAGATGGATTTGTTCCTACTCAGCTCTTCAAAATG AAACCAAAGACTGCCTCTTGGGGCACAGTGAAGAGAGAAAAACCTGTCCATCAGAATTCAAAAGATGAGACTAAGGAATGGTGGCCCGTAGTTACTAGGATTTCCAACAAGTTCAAATCAATTTTGGTAACTCTTGGTCAGATTTTCTTTTATCCTGTTCCTTGGCTGAAGCCATCCATGCTTGAGAAGGAAGACGGCAAGGACCATCTTGTAATGCCTGAGGATGAGACAGTCCTAAAAAATGTGCAGAAACAGTGGCATTCGTGGACAGCTCCTGACACCCAACAAGTTAATCCTGCTACAAATGATTTTGCACAACAGAAGCCATCAAAGACCAAACCAAGTGGATTGAAGGATCAATCAACATCAGCTAAATTGAGATCCTTCAAGAGACAAGAAATTCCAGATTTCTATGGAGCAACAGAGACCTCTCAGCATATGTTACATGCTAGCAAGAGCATGAAAGAAAAGAGTAGGCATCGTCACCATGATAAGACAAGAGAAGTTGTATTTGGAGCTCTAGGGAATACATCAAAGCCAATGGAAATCAAATCTGTGGACTATGGAGATCCGAAATTTGACCATTACAACATCAGAAGGAAATTTGGTAATGATGaagatcattttcaattttaa